The Lycium barbarum isolate Lr01 chromosome 11, ASM1917538v2, whole genome shotgun sequence genome contains the following window.
AGAAATCGAACACTTCAAAGTTCAATTGGTTACCCACTTTTTGGAGGTGGCCAGCATacccttaatgctgaggaatacaactTTACCAttttcagaaaaagaaaaaaaaaaaaagttcaaacaATCCATGGGACAAACGATAGGACGCTCTAACTTTCACCTGGAACACTGTGACCCCCCAAATAGGAAAAAAATGACAAAGGAAGAAGCAAAACGATAGTGTGCATAATTTACCTGTATGGATAACCATATGGCTTCCATAACCATTATATCCTCAAGATCCAAGTCAAAATCATCCTCCCTATGTCACATTCCAGGAAAACAAGTCAGACCGTGTATACATTACAGATAAGCTCAGTGTTTTTAGGAACACAGGGTAGTAAAACTCAATCAGATATGAATGCGAACATATATAAATATCATCCTTCAATTGCTTTTAAAGTTTCTTTAACAAACGTCGATAACAATTGTCACAATAAGTTTGACACATAAGCAGCAAAACCAAGCTGTGCCTCTAGCTCTCTGATATCGATGAGACAAACGATGGACAGGGTTAGTAATGACTAGTTAAAAAGTTATGTGATACTATAGCTGGGAATTTCAACTAATGGGACCAAATCCCATCTCATCTCCACTAACTTCCCGGAAATGTTTTAATACAATCCAGATTTGCACGTTAACACTGCAAGATAAGAAGGTACAACTAAGCAAGACAATATAATTTGATTCCTTAGCTTTTCTTCCTATTCCAGGTAATCAACTGCTAGGATATACTTGCAAAACCCATACTTCCCTAAAATGGTTAATTGGTCTCAACTTCACCAAATGTAACCTTTTCTCCTATAAACCAGAGAACTAGGAACCACACAGGTATTGTGGAATCTCTCTTTCAGATAATTTTCCACAATCGAGGGGCTGATCAGATAGTTCCTTTCATTGCTCATTCGTGCAACCAACATCTACAACAGATACCAAGTATAAATCCTATTGAGCAGAGGTAACAACGAGTGTCAAGTGTTTCACATTGGTTGAGGGAATGGGCGATTGTCCCCTATATGATTTCGGGCAATCCTCATCTCATGAGCTAGCATTTGGGGCTAAACTAGGACTAAGGCCCACCTTATTAACATGGAACCGAAGCTACTGTGAGAAAGTTCTCGCTCAACAATCATCAGAAAGAAGATAGTGATCACAGATTTTCTGGTGACCATAAGGGTTGTTCGCGCTATCTTCAGTTTTCATCGGTGTAGTACAAAAACCAACACCACTATAAGATTCTACCTGCGATGAGCAAAACTCAGCAAGCTTCACCGAAGACTGCCGGATGCGCTGACGAGATTCCTGATCCTCCGCACGTGGACAAAATGCGCCAAGCGTGTAAGCCACTTTTAGGCTATCCCTGACTCCAATCCTTGTTCCTTTGGGGCTAACTACCACTTCCGACTGACCCATTGACTTCTGCTAATTTCAGATCTCTAGATATGTTCACCAAGCCTAGTCAATTTTTTCGGCAACTTTCTCTGTTTGCAGTGAATTCACGATTTTTCAACACTGTCTGGCTGGATGAGGTCGGCGAATCTCTCTATTAATCTTCAATTTCTTTGATCCTTTTCGCTTCGGACAGCTTGATTATTTCTTGATACTATTTGCTAAAGCTCTCCCCGTCCAACATGTCACTAGTTTTTGAGAAACTTGGTTGCAAGAAAATGGGATCCAACAATAGTTGACTGGTCAGATAGGTATGGTCGGATGGTCTTACCTAATAAGTTCCTTTAGCACTGAACACTTAAATAGACATTTGTCAGATAGCTTCTGTCATTCAGACGGGTAATAGCGTAGCATGGCTCATATCTCCCATTCTCCTACTCTCAGTCCTTGGATCATTGGTAATCACATTTTTGTACAATGTCCCAATTCTTCCACAGTCGATGGATCTCAAACCATAGCAACCGAAATAGGTCAAGTTAACCGACTTCATTAACTTTAAACAGTTTCTTATCTTCCTAGTTGTACTTTTAATCTCATATTCATCAATCACTAATCCCAAACACCTAAATGCTAAGTGACTTTCCTCTACAGCTCTGTTATCATATAAAAATGCAATATGGAACAGATAATTGGTACCAGAAATGAATCACATAATCATGGACTTTATTAACTTAGCCTTCCTAATCGTCCACATCTTATGTTGTTATTGTCATCTAATCAATTACAAAGATGATTGAGACATCTAATCAATTACATAGATGATTGAGACATCCAAGCTAATCAAAGCTGATGGTATCTGGTTTGTCTCACTTGTTTACTTTAAAATATCAGTCTCACCCACACGGAAAGCATACTCATTCCTCTTCCCTTGACACCTAATAATTGGGCAGAGTCTCCTTTCTCTTTACAAATTTTTGGGCTCCTAATCAGATTATTTCTACTTTGGGACTCCGCTACTTTATCAGTTCCATTGATGATTATTCAAGAATCAAGATGCACTGGAATATTCTAGATGAAAAATCAATCAAGCCGCATTCCATTTAGACTTTCTATACTAAAAATCCAAATTCAACTTGGGTTTTGGGTCCGCACTTTCCATAGTGATAAACTGATAATGCACCAGAATAATATCCTCTTCAAATTGCAATTTATAAACTCTCATGAGATCATTAATGAGATGACTTGTCCTTGCACATCTCAACAAAATGAAATAGCTGAGACTGAGAGAAAGAATATGCATCTCattgacattgtattaaaattgCACTTCGTGTTTGAAGGGCGTACTAAACTTGTTTAAAAATAAACTAGTCGAAACTAACGAATAGAACACTTCTAAAGCCTAGCATCCTAAAGAAAAGCTACTGCATGAACTAGATTAAGGATTTTGAAGGAGCTTTTTATTACAATTTGTTCTACATACTTTACCTAtccataatttttcaataattcTCCTCCAATGTCTTGCATTTCTAGAGTCTTCCATTCATTTATAATTATTTCATTTTCAGAAAAACATTATCAATATGATGTCATTTATCTTGCATCACAGCAGCACAAATAATTTTGCATCTATTTTATTTGTACGAAAGTATTACTGTAATCAATTAGTCTCACTTTGAAAATCGGTTAACTTCGACCCTCATATAAGGAGAAAATGATATTAAACAAATAACTAATAGAAGTTCAAAAATACTTGCTTACAATATCCCTTACAACCACCACAACCATCAAACTCCTAGTGGAGTAAAGGAAAAGATGCATGGATGATGCTTATTTGAAGTCAAAAGATGCCTGTCAGAGTCAAACTTAGTCCCAATGGAGTAATTTCGTCCCTAATGAGCTCTTTGTCTAACAAGTTAAACCTCTGTTTTGCTACTTCCCGTTTCAACAAGATCAAAGCTTGAACTTTGATTTTGCTTGCATGTTATCTATAACTGTCTTATGGTTTAACATGACAGGAAACAGGAATCACTATGTACCTGATGCCACATAAGCATCACCTGATTCTGTTGGATTCATTTTAAAGGAAATAGCAGTGAATACAGTGTGAGAGGCATGAGGCAATCCTGACCCAACATAACCTTCAACAAAGAGGTATGAACCTTTGTAACAAGTGTTACATGTGTGAGAAGGCAGGAGAACATGCAAATCACCTTTTCATTCACTGCCAACAGCCTTCTCAACTGTGGAATCTGCTTCTCAGTGTTTTTGGATTCAAATGTGCAATGCCAAAGTCTACCAAAGAGCTGTTCTGCCGGACAGGGGAAGGAGTGGGAAAAGGCAGGAAGAAAATCTGGAAAACCCTACCAGCAAGCATTCGGTGAATCAAACGGAAAGAAAGAAATCTGGGATGTTGTAGGCAAAAGAGAGGACATTCACCTACTGAAGTTTAACGTCTTATCTTTTTTAGCCTTTTGGTGTAACATACAGAATGTATATGATGTAGATAGCTTTTTAAGTTTTCTCGGTTATCTCTCGAAATAGACTAGGTGGGAACTGAGTTTTGTTAAGGTTCCTGGACATGGATACAGATACACTTGTTAGAACCTGATTTAACCTCTGCCTCTTCTTATAAATACATAGTGCAAGTCGACATTTTCTGTAGCACCAGATTCATGATCCAGACTACTTGGAGCGGTTGTAATCAAGACTTCTCGGTGACCAATTAGACTCGGAGCCTAAACATTAAAAGAGAACTTAAAACAATGGCACAAGGGCTCATCTAACTTTGGATAATCTAAACTAATTAATCTCAAAAGTGATTATTTGGTAATTGAACATATCAATTTTCCAATTCTATTCATTTCTTGCAACAGTTTGCCATCTGTAAAAGTTGATTTCTTGTTCTAACCAAATACTAATTCTGATTAATAAAACTAAGTCAATTAAATTTATAAGCTGACGTCCAAACAAAACGTGGCCCTTAAGACCTGCATGATACTCTATCCATATTAACCTTTTCCTTTGCTTCCATCAAAAGTTGaagaacattattttttattCTCCTGTTTGACATTCCAATCACTAATTCAATCAAACAATTGAGCCTCAATCCTAAACAAATGGCGTCAACTACATCAATCCGTTATCTGGTGCACTCCATTCATGCCGATATCAGTCAAATACTCAATATTTTGTCTTTTAAAACAAATTAAGGTTTTTTAATTCTCACATTCATTCCTGAATTGGTACACAAATCTTTGACCAAACTAAAAGGCCTCTTGGAAACGCAGGACTCAGTACAAAGGCTAAATCAAATTAACACCTCTAATAGCCTTAAACTTACAGTTGTCAAAATTATACACCTCTAGTTGGTCATATCATATGTTTTAAAACGCCTCCAACCCTTTACCATGCTTGTGTGGCGTTGGTTTGGCTGACCCAGCCAAAATGGGTATAGATCACACAAGAAACTAGTGTCAATGTGaaaaaaacccattttttttcttcCCCCAATGCTCACATTCATTCCCTATCCACACCCTTTCTCTCTTATTTATTCTTTTTCCACTGTCACAGTTGTACCATCAGCTCAAAGCTATATCAAGTGAAATTCAATATTACTTGATTAATGCAAAGAAGGAAGcaacattttcaaaaaaaaaaaatgcaaacaaAGAAGCAAATAATATTTTGTTCAAAACAACATGCAGACCCAGATTACTAACTTATTCACTTCGCTTCTGCAATTTGGGTTACTTTTTTTAATATGTTTAAGATGATATAATGGCTACTATCAAACTATCTGATCCATCCACATGACCCAAATTCTTCACAAAATTTCTCACAAATTAGGGAAAAGGGATTTGAACCAATTAACACCAAAAAAAATTTGTACCTATTTTGTCTCATGCGTTGAGGCTGTCTGATTGCTGGAGCTGCACATGTCTCTTGAGAAGTAGCGACTTCTCCACCTTCTACAGCAGAAGCAAAAGATGGTCCTGCAGACAAGATGGAAAAATAAGACTGGATCATAATCAGAAGTAGTGAAGCCAAAAGGATAAATTTCTAAAGTAATTACCTGCTGTAGAGCAACACTCTATCTCACTTGATCCAGCAATACTACTGGAAGAACTAAGCTCTCTTCGTTTCTGCATTTTATCTTCTTCATCCTGCAGCTCCTGCTGTCTCATCCTTATTTTGGCTTCTATAACTCGTTGTTCCTCCTAAAGTAACAACAAGACGGGGATAGAAAAGGATATAGATATCGTAAATTCAGTATGAGGCTCCTTAAAGCAACATGTAATTGTATTCATGCAATCACACAAAGGAAATAAACAGTAGATCGGATCTTACAATCTGCTCAATCCCCTTTTGTTCCTTCGTTTTAACCCCGCGATATTCCACCGCATAATTTGAAGTTTTACAAAAAGGGCATCTTGTATCGTTAAGGGAAGGCAGTGTAGAACAAGAATCTGGATGGAAGGAGGGAGATAGCGAAATACATTTAGCAATAAGTAACCAGTAACGAAAGAAATCAAGGATACTGCGTTGGACGTGTTGAATTGGGAGTCTTCATCTGCAAAAAACACTCTGTTGCAAAGAAACAAGTCAAAAAATCATTCCAAAACTTATTATAAGATCATAAAGCAGCACCATAATAAGCACAGATAATTAAAAAACAAGGACAATAAATACCTGTACAAATGCCCTTCATGCAACATCTTGAACGATTTAAACTGGGATAATACTACAAAGTTCAAGATGAACAAAGTTAGCAATCATAAGAAACATGTTGGTAAACACAGCGTCCCAATTGTTCCGAATTCTATCCAAGTCCAACATGACTCAGGAGTCCagacaaacaacaacaacaagaactacTACATTTTTTTATGACGGTCTAAACTTGGATAATACTGCATAGTTCAAGAGGAACAAAATTAGCAGTCAGAAGAAACATGTTGATAAACATATCATCCCAATTGTTTCGAATTCTATCCTAGTCCAACATGACTCAAGAGTCAGGACAAACAACAACAAGAACTACATTTTTTTAAAATGACTGTAGCATCCAAGCCAGCTTGCCCGCGCCTCAACTATTCCACGAGTTACCTGCCACCTACACCAGCATAGGTACCAGGTAATGCAGAAATGAAGAGAATTGCTGTATTCAAATCCTCAGCTATAGGCCAGCTTTTTTATGATGGTGGTATCTAGGCTAGTTGGGGCGCAACTCGACTATTCCACTGGATACCTACTACCTACCACCACCACCACACCTATCAGGTAACTCTGCCCACCAAGGCTTAGGCAAATGGGAAGAAACCACCTGGTATTTTTTTTCCCTCTGCGGCGCCTATTTGAACCTATGGGTGCACAACAAGACATATTACATTCTCAATCCCAAACTAGTTGAGGTCACATTCTACTCTAATAGGGCCACTATCATTCCAAAAACTCATGACAAACATGTACCAAAAACATTTCCAAGAAAAACAATAGAAAGATAAAGAAAGAAAGCAAACCAAGAAGCAAATGGGGCATTCCTCAAGGTCAGCATTAGGACAATCATCATCACCAGGATAACAAGGTGCAAGCTTGGAATCAAGAATCAGTTTTCTAAGCTTCTTAATATCCACATCTTTGTGTTGGTACAACCCTTGAGGCCTAGTGTACTTGTCATCCACCACTTGCCTCCTCCTTCCCAACTTATTTCCCAtcccaaaaacaaaaaacaaaaaacaaaaaaaaaatcaagaaccaaGAATTCCTAGCCTTACTTTTCACATCTCAAAATAGAACACACCATCCTGCAAaatgaaaaataccaagaaaaGAAAACATTAAAACTCAAATCCCAAATTCATAtttttacaaaataaaaaaaagaccCCACCTGAGGAAAATTGTTGTATAGAAAGAGAGAGAAGGAACAAGATCAGAAGTTTCTTCTCTGATACACAAATTTGTAGTGTGTGTTTCGATATGTGATTTACACGTATTTGTACAATCTTTTTTATAAGAAATAAAGTGGTACTTTCTTTGTCtaagaactttttttttaatatttttataaTAGGAAAAAGAGGGAATTGTGGATGTTTGTTTGGTTGTATGTTTTTGAGATGGCTTGCGAATAGAAGAGAATGAGATAAGCATATCCGCAAAGCAAAGCACCGTATATGTGAGAAAGAGTAGTATAGCCGGAAGgaatccacccccccccccctccacgaCAAACCACCCTATGGGGTAAAATTGGGGTAGGGTAAGGTGATGATAATATTGTCAAATTGTTAATAATTGTTTTTGTTGTCAAATTGTTAATGTTTCTTTTTGTTTCACAGGTCAAATTATTATAAGTGATTCTGTTAGTTTGATGTAGTTTGTTTGGCCTGAGTAATTCAGATTCATGTTGAATAAAGTTAATTGTCACAATTCAAGCACATAACACATATTGTCCGCTGGGTAATTggcacttcttctttttttagttTGCCACCTGACGTTCGGTACCGATATTGAACCTGACTATATTCGAATTCGCGCAGCGTAGGCCCCATTGGGGGAAGCTCTGTCTACTAAGAATTTTTTTCATACCCAGCCCCAGGGCTTGAATCCGAAACCTCTGATTAAGCGAAGAGCAGCCTCATCCACTGCACCACATACTTTGATGGTAATAATTGACACTTTTGTCTCTAGTTTGTGTTGGTGATTAACTTTTTTCCATCAAAACTACCAACTTTTTTGCgagtcataagtttatatttttgcatcataATATCCATAAGTTATGTCCTGTGCCTCCAAAGAACTTATGTCTCGCTCGGCATAACTTaggttttaaaagaaaaatttcAAAAACCAGCCCATATGAAGGGTCGAAATTAAAGACCAACCGTTTGAAGGGCAAAAGTGTAATATTTTCTTGTCCGTTTTGGGCATAGGCCGAGACGAATTTTTCTTTCGCACTAtgccacatcaacgacaacaacatgtcagtataatcccacaaaataaagtttacattttggAAATTACGTAAAAAGTATGATgaatcacaataattaacaacttaaaatAAAAGGCATACACAAAAGTTTTGATCAAAGAAAATCTTGATTGACTCTCGAAATTTcaattatgtcacataaattgagacggagggagtagtatgcATAGCCCAACTAATTTAGCTTCATGTTGGATAGAGATAATTGTCACAATCCAAGCACATATCACATATTGTTCGTTTTGGGCCTATGCTGGCACTAATTTTTCTTTCGCGCTATGTCAAATCAACAACAAAACATATCAAGCGTAATTCCACGAGTGCGGTGTGAGGAAGATAGGATGACGTAGACTTTACTCCTGCTGTTTTGGGTAGAGAAATTATTTTCGATAGACCATCGACTTGAAGGGGCAATCCATGCAGGATTTCGTTCTATGCCACATCAAACCCCAAAAATGAACATATCGGTGAACTTGAGTTTAGCCTTATAAAACTAATAACAACTTTCATTTTCGATATGAAATTCGTCTAAGATATCATATGCGCCTCAGCTTCAGAAATTTATTAGTCTGAAAATTTATTAGCCATGCTAGATCCGTTCTCATTAATCGCTCTCCATAAGGATGCACTCATAAAAGGGAGAAGTACTCCGGTTAGAAATTTTTTCACTTATACAATTCAAATTCGAGATCTTTAATTAATCATAAAAGAATCTCCTTCGTCACACTGCCGTCCATGCTAATCAAATTATTAAATGATACTCCAAAGAATGAAGCAATCCATTATTAATTTATCAAAATGGTCGGTCCGCCATTATCTGATATGCAACTCGAACTTTCAATATTTTCCCCTTTTAAAAAACTCTCCTTTTCATAAGGTTGTATTATTTATACAAAATAAATGAAGCTTTTTGGGAAGGATTTAACTCCTTACAAGTCACGGCAGAGTTGAAAATCTTTTTAAATTTGTGTTAAGTTCACACCTAATAAAATCAGAGCAATAGCATTATGTTCCCACCAATAAAAAATCTGTATCCGCTTTTGTTTTTTTGTCATAACTCAAACGCGGAAGCTTCAAATATTAAATTAACTTTACTTTTGTTTTTGGCAACCTTATTTATGGAAGCTTCAAAATGCTCATTGTAATTATCACCCGAGGAAATGAGATCTCTTGTCTACTTACAAATTAAGTAGGCGTTCGGCCATGAAAAtataatatttttcattttttttggcaattttgaaattgaagttagagctggagttgaagttgaagatggagttgtgtttggttatcgtagaatatttggttatttgaatgtagtgagagtgaaaaaagtgaaaacaagtttttaattaggtgttttccaaatttcaaatacaacttcaagatATGTTTGGAATTTTCAGGCCAAACGTTGATGTctaaggccccgtttgtccataaataccaaaaaaaaaaaaaatcactttttttggaattttggagttggagttggagttgtgtttggccataatttttgaaattgtagtttttggtgaaatgtagttgtaaaaaagtgaaaaaagtgattttttttgaaaaacaagtttttgagtttttggtatttcggaatacaacttcaagttgtattcggaattctcatggccaaacgctgattctggaaaaaagtgaaaaaaaattccggaataAAATGagtaattcttatggccaaacgggggctaAATAAAGTGAGAAAAAAaattcggaaaaaagtgaaaaattatcATGGCTAAACGGGTAGTAGAAAATGATctttaaatttaatttttatttgttcattttaacaaataaaaaaatatttattattttctttcaataCTACTCTTATCCTTAAGTAACTACAGAGTACTAATAGTCAAATATAAATTTCTAAAGCATTGATTTTCTAACTTGAGAAGTATCGTTTAATTTTCTTTAATGGAAAATTAACTTATCTTGTGAAAGATAATTGCTCTCACTCTggtaacaacaacaattccaaactcaataagaaatAACAAGAAGCATACTGTTTTCATATTTAAGTTTACATGCACGTTAATTCAGATAAAAACTGTCATCCTCCATTGAATACTCAAATATTGTTAATGGTCCTTGTCAGATAAAGATTTAAAACGTGGAAGCAAACGAAATATGATGAACACACACATTCGATATTATTCGTAACAAGCAATATATATGCCCCCATTTTAATATATTCGTAATAATTACATAAGCTCCATAATTTAGAGGTCAGAAATTTTGGACTTACTAACAAATCATGTCGCATTAGCTGGAACAATGCGGCCCAATAAAACAACGACACAATTTCAAACAAGGCCTTTAAAATCTAGAGTTCTTGCGTTTGTGGGGGACATAAAAtggttgttttttttgtttttttgggttCAACATTTTGGAGTATTAAGATTTTGGACCACACTATAATCATAAATTAAGAACGCAAATTGGTTCACCAAGCATCTTGATTTTGTGACTCTATTATGGATTTATAAAAACGAGACGGTTTATCCAACATCTTTAACTCCAAAGAGAGATAAAAAGTAGAATTATCTTATATTTGATCATTGATAGtgcaaataattatttatatataacatACTTTTTATTTGTCTTATATTTGTGGTTATTGCTTCCATTGATTATCAAATCATCTTAATTGACTTAAAGTAACCTAATATTAACAATAATTACAAAACCTCAGTTTCAAACAAGTTGAGGTCAGTTATATGAATTCTCACTAATCGTGTTTCTCTATTTAAGCTTAACTCATGGCATCGTCATACTaaaaaacaagtaaaaatagttaaatataataataataataaatgttTTTTTATATTACTATCATACAAATCTTTGACTAGGTCAAAATAATTCTAGCAAAAAAGAATAGGTTCAAAGTTAACGTACTGACAAAATCAAAACATATTTtagctagtatatatatatatcacctacGTCAATCTTTTTCTTCAATTGTACCTTATCGTTGGCAAATCTGCATTAGTTTTGAGAAATTTCAAATCTTTCTGAcaactttcttccatataatttTAGGTCTTTAAACTAATCCAATAGCGTTAAGAAAATTTAGACCATCAGCTTATAAAAGTTAAATCCAAAAAAAGTTATGTTTCTCTCGTCCGAATTACATATATGGCCTTATTATTAACGATCAATATTTAAATTGGTTCAACCAGTTGGTTATAATTTCTATGTATCAAAGCGTATTCTAAATTTCTAATTAAGAGCGTATGGTCTTTGCCTAATGGAACCTAAACATAATTAATAGCCTTCCAAGTATGCACTTTGCTTTTGCTAAAATGATCAGGTTCATTAAATTGGCCAATTTACTACTCACAAGTACGGTACAAAATTAATGATGACCAATTTGTCCCAACTCATCCAAAGTTGTTCAACTCCCTGGTTGGAATAAATTGATTAAACATTGTATGTATCTAGATGATACAATAATATAAAATATAGAACAAGTGTCACAAAAGGAATAAGACAAGGTAGTTAACGACTTTGTATTCAAAATATCACGAGAAGGTGGCATTTTCGTTTTTCTGGAAAAGCTCAAGACGCCAAATTGATTTTATCCAAATTAAATTCCTTGTCTTATTAGAGAGTAATTTCTCAGCTATATATGATCCTAAGATGTATCGAAATTAGCATTAGATAGGATTTGATTTGATTTCTTAATTTTGCTTTACAATTGACATGCAACTTTAATTCGCACGATAACGTTTTCATTTATACTTACAAACTAGATTATTTTTGTAATTTCGTAATTTGATTAATTCACACACACTTTTGCTTTATTACACCATTAGTTGTGTAAAGGTGTAAAGTAAATTGGTGGATTATAAAATGACTTTAGTGTGTAATGGGAGTCAATAAATCTTAATCTACCAATTTAAATCAACCGGGTCAGTCAAAtaatgattaattaatctaccacTTGAGAATTAATCATTATTTCCTCTTCAAAACACCAATGTGAATAGACAGAATGATTATCAATTGTAATTTATTCACGTTATACGGTACGGCACCATCTCATCTACTTATTGCGTTTGCTTTCCTAATGCCTCTGCAAAAAGAACAAGACACTTATTTCTAACAACACCACTATTGCATAATTAATCTTTCTCTTTAGAAAAAAATAACTCTGCTTTGGGACATAAAGTGAAACAAGGCACGAGCAACACCTTT
Protein-coding sequences here:
- the LOC132616686 gene encoding E3 ubiquitin-protein ligase DA2L-like isoform X1, encoding MGNKLGRRRQVVDDKYTRPQGLYQHKDVDIKKLRKLILDSKLAPCYPGDDDCPNADLEECPICFLYYPSLNRSRCCMKGICTECFLQMKTPNSTRPTQCPFCKTSNYAVEYRGVKTKEQKGIEQIEEQRVIEAKIRMRQQELQDEEDKMQKRRELSSSSSIAGSSEIECCSTAGPSFASAVEGGEVATSQETCAAPAIRQPQRMRQNREDDFDLDLEDIMVMEAIWLSIQENDRNRAMDYSDVGPSEQYTEEDHRCVPAVSAPAASGSSSSPSGGLACAIAALAERQQMGGESSSYSRNMSSYNEHLASDRFSNREELENDDYPHAEGPMHVSPENQLEITREDGEWADHGSMVAEVGTSYTVSDEMEDDASSFPMQGEMVNDLQPNTSSIVPENFEEQMMLAMAVSLAEASHARSSPPGVAWH